TCAACAATGCGAAATGGTACACGATCCCGGTATTCGTCTCAAATCTCGGCATCGTGCACCGCACCGATTACGCGGCGCGCATGGCGGCTCTGGCGATGGCGACCGTGCCGGTGCTGATCGTCTTTTTGCTCGGGTCCAAGACGTTTATCAAAGGCATTACCGCCGGGGCGGTAAAGGGGTGAGGAGCTGCCGCGGCAGCTCCTTGATTCATTCATGCGATAGCGTCCGATGGAACGTGAGGCTATTCGCGTATATATTCCAAAACCCGTTCCATATAACGTTCCGGCGGCTGCGATGAATCGACGACAAGGCATTTGCGGTCGGCCGGTTTTTTGCTGTCTGCGATTAACCGCTTGAACCTTTCCTCGGAGCCGATTTGTCCGATTTGGCTGATCATTCGGTCGCGCTCTCCGAGCCGGCGATTGATTTCAATCATATCGTCAAGATAACATTCGACATATTTATAGATCGCATCGTATTTGTTGCAAAGCTCCAGTCGCTTGTCTACGGTTTCGACGTAAAAGCAGGGACTGTCATGGATAACCGAGTGCCCTTGAGACAAAATAACATCGATCAGCGACCACTCGATTCCGTAGGCAATCGAACCTGTCGCCTTATCGTTCGCCGTTCCTTCGGAAAATTGCATCAATGCGGTTTTTACGATGTCATGGTCAATGATAACCGCCCTTGTCCGCTTGGCAATTTCTCTCGCTACCGTCGATTTTCCCGAGCCGGGAAAACCGGCCATTTGCACGAAAAACATGCAAACCGCCCCCTTTTAATTTTTGCCGCGTCATCAACCCTATGCGGAGTTAAACCTACTATTCTCCGATCTTTTCCATATTCCTCCTGATATCAAAATGATAAATGCATGATTGGAGAGCGTATAGAAGCTAAGCTCTTTTGAACTATACAAAAGTAAGTGTGTCCATTCATCCTGATTTGGTCCTGGTAAATTGCGTTCTTACGCCATTTTTCATTATTCGCTATAATCGGTAACAGCAACTCCCCCTACGCTGCAGCTTGATCCGAAATAGGTAAAGCTGCGATTCGTTCAGGAGGGAAAACCAGTACCGAAGGAGCTGTAACTAATGAAACCGGCTTACCAACCGATTTTCCAACCGTTTACTTTTCAGCCTGGCGGCGTACACCTAAAAAGCAGGATCGTTATGGCGCCCATGACACATCTGAGCTCCAATGAGGACGGCTCGATTTCCGACGAAGAAATTCGCTACTACACTCGCCGTGCCAAGGGCGTTGGCATGGTTATAACGGCAGCGACTTACGTATCGGCACAAGGCGGAATTAACGGCGCCCCCGGTGCGGACCGGGATGAACTTATCCCCGGATTAAGCAGGCTTGCTGCGGCCATTCAGGCCGAAGGGGCCAAGGCGGTGCTGCAAATTTTCCATGCCGGCAGGCAAGGCTCCAAAACGGGAGATGTCGTAAGCAGCGGGACTATTCCGGAAGAAAGAGAAGGCGCTCCAATACCGCGCGAGCTGACCGAACCGGAAATACACGGTCTTGTCCAAGCTTATGCGGATGCTGCCGGACGGGCCGTCGAAGCCGGCTTCGACGGCGTTGAGATTCATGGCGGCAATGGAAATCTTCTTCATCAGTTCTATTCCCCTTACACCAACAGACGCTCCGACTCGTTCGGTGGCAGCCTGGAAAAACGAATGACTTTCCCATTGGCGGTTGCGAGGAAAGTGCTGCAAACGGTTCGCGACCGTGCGAAAAAGCCGTTTATCGTCGGGTACCGGCTTTCCCCCGAGGAGCCGGAAACTCCGGGTATTACGATGAGCGATACGCTGGCTTTTGTGGATGCCTTATCGACTGTCGGGCTCGATTATCTTCATATTTCGTTAAAAGATTTTCGCTCCGTTCCGAGACGGGGGGTTACCGATACCCGCTCCCGGCTGGAGATTATTCAGGAGCGTGCCGGCCACGAACTGCCGGTTATCGGCGTGGGGAGCGTTCACACTCCCGAGGATGCGCTGGAAGCTCTGCAAGCCGGCATCCCGCTGATCGCCGTCGGGCGGGAGCTGATCATGGAGCCGGAATGGGGTGAGCTGATCCGGCAAGGACGCGAGGACGAAATCCGGACGACCCTCTCATTAAACGACCGGCAGGCACTGACCATCCCCGACCCGATGTGGAAGCTGATGCTGAGCATTCCCGGCTGGTTCCCGGTCGAAGATTCCAGAGAATAAAAAGTTTTCGTATGCTGAAAAGGTCAAGGAGAGGGCTATCTCCTTGGCCTTTTTTTCGTGGGTGCAGCGCTTGCGCTTAAAGTTCGGACGTCCGTCCGAAGCGTTGCGACGCAAGCAAGGACGTATAAAACGCGAGCCTGGGGCAAGTACTCCTTCATTCAGCAAAAAGAAACGATGGATGCGATGGTGATAACGGATAAAGCCGGCACATCTGTGACTGCATCCGGACTAAACGTCCGTTATTTTACAGAAATAAAGCCTTTTAGCAGGTTCGGGGACACAGAGTACGTTATTTCTGCAAAAGAGACTCGTTTGAGGCGTTCTTTCGATAAATAAAGGCTCTGCTGTCCGGCAAAATTGGAAACAAAACCATTTAGTCAAAATAGCGGATTTGAAGTCCATAAAGCTTGTGGGACGTAATCACCGGATCGCTAACCTGACAACAACACGCCTGAGCGCCCTCAAGGGCTAGTCGGCTACGGAAGCACGGGCCCTAGTGGGGGGCAAACGCTGCTTGACAACAAACCCGGTCTTACGCTATATTTTGGTTGACATGAAAGTCAATCAAAAAGAGGTGATGAACAGGTGCCGCGCAACAAGGAACAAAATGAGGAAATCCGCAGACAACGCAAAGAAGCGATAATTCGGGGTGCCTTGAAAGTATATGTGGAAAAAGGCTACGCCGCCGCCGAGATCGGCGATGTGGCGGAGCGGGCGGGGGTAGCCAGAGGGCTCGTTTATTACTATTTCAAGGATAAACGCGAGTTGTTCCGGGAATTGTTCACCCATATGTTCGAGATGTCGAAAAGGCACGTTCAATCGCATTTTGCAGGGGACGGTCCGGTGCTGCCGATGCTCGAGAAGTTTATCATCACCATGTGCAGCAATATGCTGGAAGAATCCGATCATGTGCTGTTTTTCATGAGAATGCGGCACGATCTGCATGAGCTGTTTTCAACGGAGGAGCTGGCCAATTGGAATTGGCACCACGAGAACATGGCGATCATCCGCCAAACGCTTGAGAGAGGCATGCAGCTTGGGGAAATCCGGAACATGTCGCCGGAGCTGCTCGCTTTGCAATTTTGGGGAGCGCTGATGCACAGTACGATGTTTTTCCGGCACCGGAATAAGGAGCTTCTGGAAAAAAACAGGATCAAGGCGGACATCGAGCAATCGGTCGATCAAGATATCCGGGATGCGGTTGTCGGCTGTTTAGCCCTTGTCGCCTCGCCTTCGAACGAAAGCTGACATGGAAGAGGAAAGGGTGAAATCATGATCAAGTTATTTAAATTTTTACAGCCATATCGCTGGACGATTGCTTTCGTACTGCTTCTTATATTTCTACAGTCGCTGTCCGAGCTGATCCTGCCGACTTTGATGGCCGACATTGTCGACCACGGCATCGTTCCGGGGGACATCGGTTATATATGGCGCATCGGCGGCATCATGTTATTGGTGTCCGTGGTAAGCGGGCTTTTTTCGGTGATCTCCAGCTTCTATTCGTCCAAAATATCCGCCGGGTTCGGACGGATCGTGCG
The window above is part of the Paenibacillus hamazuiensis genome. Proteins encoded here:
- a CDS encoding AAA family ATPase — translated: MFFVQMAGFPGSGKSTVAREIAKRTRAVIIDHDIVKTALMQFSEGTANDKATGSIAYGIEWSLIDVILSQGHSVIHDSPCFYVETVDKRLELCNKYDAIYKYVECYLDDMIEINRRLGERDRMISQIGQIGSEERFKRLIADSKKPADRKCLVVDSSQPPERYMERVLEYIRE
- a CDS encoding NADH-dependent flavin oxidoreductase, which translates into the protein MKPAYQPIFQPFTFQPGGVHLKSRIVMAPMTHLSSNEDGSISDEEIRYYTRRAKGVGMVITAATYVSAQGGINGAPGADRDELIPGLSRLAAAIQAEGAKAVLQIFHAGRQGSKTGDVVSSGTIPEEREGAPIPRELTEPEIHGLVQAYADAAGRAVEAGFDGVEIHGGNGNLLHQFYSPYTNRRSDSFGGSLEKRMTFPLAVARKVLQTVRDRAKKPFIVGYRLSPEEPETPGITMSDTLAFVDALSTVGLDYLHISLKDFRSVPRRGVTDTRSRLEIIQERAGHELPVIGVGSVHTPEDALEALQAGIPLIAVGRELIMEPEWGELIRQGREDEIRTTLSLNDRQALTIPDPMWKLMLSIPGWFPVEDSRE
- a CDS encoding TetR/AcrR family transcriptional regulator, with translation MPRNKEQNEEIRRQRKEAIIRGALKVYVEKGYAAAEIGDVAERAGVARGLVYYYFKDKRELFRELFTHMFEMSKRHVQSHFAGDGPVLPMLEKFIITMCSNMLEESDHVLFFMRMRHDLHELFSTEELANWNWHHENMAIIRQTLERGMQLGEIRNMSPELLALQFWGALMHSTMFFRHRNKELLEKNRIKADIEQSVDQDIRDAVVGCLALVASPSNES